The window GTCCAACAAGCCAGAAAAGCTATCAGGGAACAGGATGATACCATACAATCTTGATAATTCTCTATGTTGATTATTGCCTCACTTTCTGCAGTAAAAGTAGGAGTAGTTGCTGGACATTATCCAGTTTTTTAGCCATGTTCTCAACTTAGTTTAGTTGCTGTTTTTTAGGTGTTAATGGTTCAGTTTTTTTAGGATGTACTGATCATGGAATCATGTGCAAGTAGTTGCTTAATTATAGGATTTGGTTGTtgcaattttttctatttaaacacAATTTCAGTTTAATGAAAATCATATCTTTCCAGCAACAAATActcctctctctttctttctttgttttcactTCAAAGAGTTGAAGTTAACCTTACAAATccaacaaattggtatcaagagcTCTCTTCTTGAGGGAGCTGCATTTGAGGGAAACAtatctttctcttcttgttttttttttttatggattcaGAGACTCCTTTCACTGCACTAGCACCACCAGTCTTCAAAGGTGAAGGCTATCATGTCTGGGCAGCAAGAATGGAGGCACACATGGAGGCAAACAATCTGTGGGAAACTGTAGAGGAGGACTATGAAGTTCCTCCCTTGCCTGAAATCCAACCATGGCGCAGATTAGGAATCACaaggaaagaaaacaagaaaatcaaaggcTAGAGCAACGTTATTCGCTGCAGTCTCATCTGAAATCTTTGTCAGGATTATGACACTGAAATCAGCTTTTGAGGTCTGGAATTTCTTAAAGAAAGAATATGAAGGAGATGAACGGATCAAAGGTATGCGTACTCTTAACGTGATCCGAGAATTTGAACTTCAGAAGATGCAGGATTCAGAGACAATTAAAGAGTATTCTGATAGATTACTCAACATTGCCAACAATGTAAGATTACTTGGCTCTGAATTTCCTGATTCTAGATTGGTTCAAAAAATTCTCGTAACAGTCCCCGAAAGGTTTGAAACAACTACTTCCTCGCTAGAAAATTCTAAGGATTTGTCACAGATTAGTTTGGCAGAACTATTGAATGCTTTGCAGGCACAAGAATAGAGAAGACTAATAAGGTCTGAAAGATCTGTTGATGGTGCACTACCTGCAAAATTTCAATCAAACCAGGGAGACAAAGAAAGGAAGAAGCAGAACAAGAAGGAAAACTCAAGTTCTCATTCTCCTGGGATCAACAGGGGAATGAAACGTGATTTTCCTACTTACAAGCATTGTGGGAAGAAGGGTCATCCACCGTTCAAATGCTGGAGAAGGCCAAACCGTGTGAGAAATGTCAGTAGATGGGACATCATCAGAAGGTTTGCAAAAACACTCAGCAAACTAATGAATGCTGCACAGGTAGCAAATCAGGAAAATGAAGAGCAACTCTTTGTAGCGACATGTTTGGCAACTAGCTGCTCGAGTGACAAGTGGATTATTGACAGCGGTTGCACAAACCACATGACATTTGATCGTGATCTCTTCAAGGAGTTGGATACTGCAATAATTTCCAAAGTACAAGTTGGTAATGGAGACTACATTCCTGCCGAAGGCAAAGGTACTGTGGAAATGAAATGCTCCTCAGgtacaaaacaaatcaaaaatgtGTTTTTTGTACCTAATATTAGTCATAGTTTGTTAAGTGTCGGGCAGATGCTTGAGAATGGTTTCAAACTTCTCTTTGAAACCAATTACTGTCAAATCAAGGATGAAGATGGCAGAAACTTATTCAAGGTAATGATGAAGGGAAGGTGCTTTACATTGGATCTTTTAGATCATGAGCAAAAAGTTTATTCTGCAACTAAAATCAATGCACAAGTTTGGCACAAAAGAGTCGGACATTTCAACCATGCTGCGGTAATAAACTCACAAAAGAAAGATCTGGTTCGAGGGCTACCTAATCTTGAAACCGAAATTTCAGATTGCAAAACATGCCAATTTGGCAAGCAAGCAAGGCTTCCTTTCAAAAAAGCAACCTGGAGAGCCactgaaaagttaaaattaatccACACAGATCTGGCTTGTCCTCACCGAACTCCGTCACTCAAAGGGAGTACGTATtacatagttttcattgatgactaTACGAGAATGTATTGGATTTATTTTCTCAGGTTCAAGTTAGAGGTTGCCACTATTTTTTGGAAATTCAAGCAGTGGATTGAAACTCAAAGTGGCTGTAAGATTCAATCATTAAGGTCCGACAACGGCAAGGAGTACACATCTGATCAATTCAATACATTTTTTGAAGAAGCTGGAATTGAACACCAACTCATTGCTCCATATACTCCACAGCAAAATGGAGTTAGTGAGAGGAAGAATCGTACCATAATGGAGATGGCTCGATGCTTGTTGCATGAGAAGTGTTTGTCAAAAGAATATCGGGCAGAAGCTGCTCATACATCAGTCTTTCTACTCAACAGGCTTCCAACAAAAGCATTAGAAGGAAAGACACCATTTGAAATCTGGTATGGTTATACACCTTTAAATAATCTCAAAGTGTTTAGATGTTTGTGCTTTACTTATGTGCCACAGAGTAAAAGAGATAAGCTTGATAAAAAGGTGGAAGATGGAATATTTGTGGGTTATAACCTTGTTTCAAAGGCTTACAGAGTTTTCCAACCTCATACAAGGAAAATTCTTGTAAGTAGAGATGTTCATTTCATGGAGGAAGAAAAAGGAACTGGGAAGAAGCAGAACCGGTGCTATTTCCAGATCAAAGTAAAATACCACAGCTGAAACAAGATGAATTGGTGGATGATATTCCGGTGAGAGGCACAAGATCACTCTCTGATATCTATCAGAGATGCAACATGGTTGTTCTCGAGCCAACAGATTTTTGCGAAGCAGAAAAAGATCCAAAATGGAGAGCTGCAATAAAGGAAGAACTCACCATGATTGAGAAGAACCAGACTTGGAAACTTGTGAAAAGACCTCAAGATAGGAAAGTCATAGGAGTGAAGTGGATTTTCAGAACCAAGCTGAACGCAAATGGCTCTATCAACAAGCACAAAGCCAGACTTGTTGTAAAGGGGTATGCtcaaattttggtattgatttttctGATACATTTGCTCCTGTTGCTAGATTAGAAACCATCAGATTGTTGTTGGCTATAGCTGCACAAAATGGTTGGAAAGTATTTCAGCTAGACGTTAAATCAACATTCTTGAATGGCTATCTTGAGGAGGAAATTTACGTCGAGCAACCTGAAGGGTTTGCAATCAAAGGGCATGAAGATGATGTGTATCAGCTCAAAAAAGCTTTGTATGGACTAAAGTAGGCGCCCAGAGCTTGGCACAGCAGGATTGATGAACATTTGGTGCAGTTGGGTTTTAGAAAAAGCCTCAACGAAGCTACTCTCTACATTAAAGGTGATGAAACAAAtcttattgttattttactatatgTAGATGACCTGCTGGTTACAGGAAGCAATCATAGCTTGTTTAGAAATTTAAAGAAGATATGCAGCATACTTTCGAGATGACAGACTTGGGAgaaatggtttattttctaggaATGGAAATCAAGCAAAAGCAAAATGAAGTTTCCATCTGTCAAAAGAAGTATGCAAGAGACATCTTGAAAAAATTTAGGATGGAAAATTGCAAAGAAACAACTACTCCGATGTGTCAAAAGGAGAAGTTGAGCAAAAATGATGAAGCTGAAAAAGTGGATGAGACTCTTTACAGAAGTATGGTTGGATGTCTCATGTATCTTACAGCAACTAGACCCGACATTTTATATGTTGTAAGTCTTCAATCTAAATTCACTAATTGTGCAACTAACACTCATTTTAGAGCAGCGAAAagggaagatatgttaagggaaCATTGAATGTTAGAATCAAGTTTAATGCAAATCAGAAGCACGTGTTGCAGGGGTATTCTGATAGTGATTGGGGTGGTTCTTCTGAAGACATGAAGAGCACTTCTAGTTATTGTTTTAGTCTTGGTTCAGGCGTATTTTCTTGGTGCTTTAAAAAGCAAGAAATTGTTGCACAGTCGACGGCTTAAGCTGAGTTCATTGCAGCAACAGCTGCTGCAAATCAAGCCTTATGGCTTAGAAAAGTGCTACTTGATCTGAATTTAAAGCAAGAGAAGTGCACAGAGGTGTTTGTAGATAATCAAGCAGCTATTGCTATCTCAAATAATCCTGTTTTTCATGCGAAAACCAAGCATTTCAATATCAAATTATATGCAGAAACAAGGATCGATTGGGTTAAAGTACTGCAAGACGGATCTTCAACTGGCAGATATGTTTACCAAAGCCTTGCCAAAGAGCAGATTTAAATTTCTCAGAGAAAGACTTGAAATTTGCAGCAACTgaagcaaggaggagtgttgattATTGCCTCACTTTCTGCAGTAAAAGTAGGAGTAGTTGTTGGACATTATCCAGCTTTTTAGCCATGTTCTCAacttagtttagttgttgttttttAGGTGTTAATGGTTCAATTTTTTTAGGATGTACTGATCATGGAATCATGTGCAAGTAATTGCTTAATTATAGGATTTGGTTGTtgcaattttttctatttaagcacaattTCAGTTTAATGAAAATCATATCTTTCCATCAACAAATActcctctctctttctttctttgttttcactTCAAAGAGTTTAAGTTAACCTTACAACTCCAACACTCTATGAAAAAATCCTTAAAAACAAAAAGGAGTTCGAGAAATTTCAACACATAAATTGGCAAAACTTACTGCATCTTCGCCAGTTTGTCAGGATCACTACTTGATGAGAGTTTTCCTAGCTGCACGTCCATgttttcttcctcttcctcctcatCTTCCTCTTTGGGCTTGCTAATTGGACCAGCAGTACCAACAGCGACTGGTGTAGCTTTAGATGTTGAAGGTTGTTCTCGAGAATCAGTATTAACATCGCCACCTCCATGCACTTCAACACCAACTGCACCTTGGTCTTGGCCTTCATTCTCTTCATCGCCACCAGGGGATTCAGGGGGTGAGTCATCCGGCTCCTCAAAAGCAGCTTCAAAAGGATCCTTAGATCGCTTCATGGAATTTGCTGCACCAGAATGTGAGATTCAAGTGAAAATTTGAACTAAACACCATGCTTATCATTCATCCATTTTCATTGAGATATACCAACTTCCAACCAGTGTTGTCAAAGGTGCGGTTAAGCCCTAAAGAAAGGCTCAAAACATGTTGAGCGCTTCTCCTCACTTAATATGTGCTTAAGTGTCATCATCAATGTTCTAAGGCATACTTTTCCTTGCCAATGAGCCTCTTCTGAAGAGGCCACaaaaaacaattgatatttcacatTGTCGTACTCTTTTTCAGttattcatatatttgtcattcatgcttaaaattattaatcttggATTAAAGCCCATGCTTTATTTGCGTTTTGCCGTTAAAACCCCAAAAGGTTATAGCTTTTTTTGCGCTTTTTGCTTTTGATGACACTGCTTCCAACACAAATGTTGGTGTGATACTGACCAGATTGATTTGGACCTCACAAAATGGCCAGACTCTCAACTGAACTGATGAAGCTCAGATTGTCAGGTCAAATGATCAATTGCAAGGATGAAGAAGCTTAAAGAAACATTGTTGCATTTTGGATTAGAAGCGACACCATCCATTACATTTctagattaagaaaaaaatgatgttGGAGTAGTAAACAAAAGCAGGTAGTCAACTAATCATGAGAAACACACGAAATACTGCACTATTTCAAGTGAGACCCAACAGGTAAAGCAGTTGCCTACTTGCCTTGTTAGATTTTTGTTATATAACTGCAGTTGTTTCCCCGTTAGGTTTTCATCGACGAAGCAATGGATTCTAATGACACTGAAAAAGATATCCTCTCTCTTCTTTTTCACAATCCGATAAAATCCCTGAGCCGTGTGTGTGGTAGATAATGGACTCGCCCCTCTACCCTTACCACTTAAATACCAGGCTTTGTAGCTAAAGGGTTTGAACATGTGACGTACACCTAACCCACATATCACTCAATGCTCTTACCACTAGACCAAGCCCTCTGGGGCAATACGATATCTTCTCTATACATCCTAAGTCACAAAACTAAGActataaggggtcgtttggtacgATGGATAAAGGATaataatttttgaacaaaatGTAGGATTATTTTATCCCGCAGTTGGTTAGAGGTATTAGTTAGTGGccgga of the Capsicum annuum cultivar UCD-10X-F1 chromosome 11, UCD10Xv1.1, whole genome shotgun sequence genome contains:
- the LOC107847818 gene encoding transcription initiation factor TFIID subunit 11 isoform X2 — its product is MKRSKDPFEAAFEEPDDSPPESPGGDEENEGQDQGAVGVEVHGGGDVNTDSREQPSTSKATPVAVGTAGPISKPKEEDEEEEEENMDVQLGKLSSSSDPDKLAKMQSILSQFTDEQMSRYESFRRSGFQKSNMKRLLTSITGSAKISIPMTIVVSGIAKMFVGELIETAKMVMAERKDTGPIRPCHIREAYRRLKLEGKIPKKTVPRLFR
- the LOC107847818 gene encoding transcription initiation factor TFIID subunit 11 isoform X3; its protein translation is MKRSKDPFEAAFEEPDDSPPESPGGDEENEGQDQGAVGVEVHGGGDVNTDSREQPSTSKATPVAVGTAGPISKPKEEDEEEEEENMDVQLGKLSSSSDPDKLAKMQSILSQFTDEQMSRYESFRRSGFQKSNMKRLLTSITGSAKISIPMTIVVSGIAKMFVGELIETGSLTLQLGKTRNFKQEK